A genome region from Bacillaceae bacterium IKA-2 includes the following:
- a CDS encoding nucleotide excision repair endonuclease, whose product MINITIPKPDVAITKQNDPELSNIYGFTDFHLIPRDKGGIFMFYNNNGELLFIGKARKLRPRIKKHFEDTVSVIKDHRDEVIKIEVCLIEDPVHREIYETYLINELKAKYNVEKVFFR is encoded by the coding sequence GTGATAAACATAACCATTCCAAAACCTGATGTTGCCATTACAAAACAAAATGATCCAGAACTAAGTAATATTTACGGGTTTACTGATTTTCACCTGATCCCTAGAGATAAAGGTGGTATTTTTATGTTTTATAACAACAATGGAGAGCTTTTGTTCATCGGTAAAGCAAGGAAGTTAAGACCAAGAATAAAAAAGCATTTTGAGGATACTGTATCTGTGATCAAAGATCATAGAGATGAAGTGATTAAAATAGAGGTTTGTCTTATCGAAGATCCTGTCCATAGAGAAATCTATGAAACGTATTTAATTAATGAACTGAAAGCAAAATATAACGTCGAAAAAGTGTTTTTTAGATAA
- the ribD gene encoding bifunctional diaminohydroxyphosphoribosylaminopyrimidine deaminase/5-amino-6-(5-phosphoribosylamino)uracil reductase RibD: MNDTDFMKLALQLAASTKGQTSPNPLVGSVVVREGEVVGMGAHLKAGTEHAEVHALKMAGAKAKGATIYVTLEPCSHQGKTPPCADLIIEKGLKRVVIATLDPNPLVAGKGVEKLQKANIDVEVGILEAEALEINKVFFHYIATKRPFVTVKTATSLDGKIATVTGESQWITGAEAREDVHQLRHEHDAILVGVGTVLADNPSLTTRIKTGGKNPIRIILDHQLRTPLTAKVVTDQQAITWIVTSNNPPAEKQKQLSNLGVKVINVTEDKIDINDLLRILAGNGITSLFVEGGSTVNDSFLRARCINELITYLAPKLIGGQAAATSFSGTGFSNLKDALQLQIKTATKIGDDLKIISVPKGV; encoded by the coding sequence ATGAATGATACTGACTTCATGAAATTAGCTTTACAATTAGCCGCAAGTACAAAAGGACAAACGTCGCCTAATCCTCTTGTTGGATCTGTTGTTGTTCGTGAGGGCGAAGTGGTAGGAATGGGTGCCCACTTAAAAGCCGGCACTGAACACGCAGAAGTTCATGCCCTTAAAATGGCAGGAGCTAAGGCGAAAGGAGCGACGATCTATGTAACCCTTGAGCCGTGTAGTCACCAAGGCAAGACGCCGCCATGTGCAGATTTAATTATTGAAAAAGGTCTTAAACGAGTTGTGATTGCAACCCTTGACCCGAACCCGCTAGTAGCAGGAAAAGGTGTTGAAAAGCTTCAAAAAGCCAATATCGATGTTGAAGTCGGGATTTTAGAAGCTGAAGCTCTTGAGATCAATAAAGTATTTTTTCATTACATTGCTACTAAAAGACCTTTTGTTACTGTCAAAACAGCAACTAGCCTAGACGGTAAAATTGCCACAGTAACAGGTGAAAGTCAATGGATAACCGGTGCTGAAGCTAGAGAAGATGTGCACCAGCTCCGACACGAGCATGATGCTATCTTAGTTGGAGTTGGCACGGTCCTGGCCGATAATCCGAGTTTAACGACAAGAATTAAAACGGGTGGCAAAAATCCAATTCGAATCATTTTAGATCATCAATTACGAACTCCGTTAACAGCAAAAGTTGTTACTGATCAACAAGCAATAACATGGATTGTGACGAGTAACAACCCGCCTGCAGAAAAACAAAAACAGCTATCAAACTTAGGTGTAAAAGTTATTAATGTTACTGAAGATAAAATAGACATAAATGATTTGCTGCGAATTTTAGCTGGGAATGGAATAACCTCTTTATTCGTTGAAGGTGGAAGCACGGTAAATGATTCATTTTTACGGGCTCGCTGTATAAATGAATTGATTACTTATCTTGCTCCGAAACTAATTGGGGGACAAGCCGCAGCGACGTCTTTCTCAGGAACAGGATTTTCTAATTTGAAAGATGCCCTGCAATTACAAATTAAAACAGCTACAAAAATCGGCGATGACCTGAAAATTATTTCAGTTCCAAAGGGAGTATAA
- the ribE gene encoding riboflavin synthase has protein sequence MFTGIIEEVGSIEQIKQTGNAIVMTIASKKILEDVKLGDSIAVNGVCLTVTSFDKGSFTVDVMPETVKATSLRKLSRGSNVNLERAMAAGGRFGGHFVSGHVDGVGEIIKKQKQDNAIYYEIEVSEVLRNYIIMKGSIAVDGTSLTVFGVTDTSFTISIIPHTISETIIGAKGQGDIVNIECDMVGKYIEQFIERRFESKTQQSTLTTSFLEEHGYK, from the coding sequence ATGTTTACTGGAATTATTGAAGAAGTAGGTTCTATTGAGCAAATTAAGCAAACAGGAAATGCAATTGTGATGACGATTGCCTCAAAAAAAATATTAGAAGATGTTAAGTTAGGTGATAGCATAGCTGTAAATGGTGTCTGTCTTACGGTTACTTCATTTGATAAAGGAAGTTTTACGGTCGATGTCATGCCAGAGACAGTTAAAGCGACAAGTCTTAGAAAACTTAGTCGCGGTTCGAATGTAAATCTTGAACGAGCGATGGCTGCAGGTGGACGCTTTGGTGGTCATTTCGTTTCTGGACATGTAGATGGGGTCGGAGAAATCATCAAGAAACAAAAACAAGATAATGCGATTTACTATGAAATTGAAGTTTCTGAAGTTTTGAGGAACTATATTATTATGAAAGGTTCTATTGCTGTTGATGGAACGAGCTTGACAGTTTTTGGTGTAACAGATACTTCATTTACGATTTCGATCATTCCCCATACGATCTCTGAAACGATTATCGGTGCCAAAGGTCAGGGAGATATCGTTAATATTGAATGTGACATGGTTGGAAAGTACATTGAACAGTTTATCGAAAGACGATTTGAGTCTAAAACACAACAATCAACACTTACAACTAGCTTTTTAGAAGAGCACGGTTATAAATAA
- a CDS encoding bifunctional 3,4-dihydroxy-2-butanone-4-phosphate synthase/GTP cyclohydrolase II: protein MFDPIEEAIYELMQGRMVIVCDDEDRENEGDFVAIAEYTTPEVINFMITHGRGLVCTPITEERARQLDLLPMVDRNTDSHGTAFTISIDHKTTTTGISAHERSDTILALVNEDSKGSDFNRPGHIFPLVAKDGGVLRRAGHTEAAVDLARLSGAKPAGVICEIINEDGTMARVPDLRKIADEHELKMITIKDLIQYRNRKDKLVTKEVEITLPTAYGNFQAFCYSNIVDNKENIALVKGDISKDEPVLVRVHSECLTGDVFGSLRCDCGPQMHSALEQIEKEGRGVLLYMRQEGRGIGLLNKMKAYKLQEEGLDTVEANEKLGFAPDLREYGIGAQILRDLGVKKMRLLTNNPRKITGLKGYDLEIVERVQLQMPHNNDNEKYLRAKKQKLGHLLNF from the coding sequence ATGTTTGATCCAATTGAAGAAGCAATTTATGAATTAATGCAGGGCAGAATGGTGATTGTATGTGATGATGAAGATCGCGAAAATGAGGGTGATTTCGTTGCAATAGCAGAATATACAACACCCGAGGTTATAAACTTTATGATTACTCATGGTAGAGGTTTAGTATGTACGCCAATTACAGAAGAAAGAGCTCGACAATTAGATTTGCTACCAATGGTTGATCGCAATACAGATTCTCATGGTACAGCTTTTACGATTAGTATTGATCATAAAACAACAACGACGGGAATTTCAGCTCATGAAAGGTCTGATACAATTCTAGCTTTAGTAAATGAGGATTCAAAAGGTAGTGATTTTAATAGGCCAGGTCATATTTTCCCTCTAGTTGCAAAAGATGGTGGGGTATTAAGACGTGCTGGTCATACGGAAGCTGCTGTTGATTTAGCAAGATTATCTGGGGCAAAACCAGCTGGGGTCATTTGTGAAATTATCAATGAAGATGGTACGATGGCTAGGGTACCTGATTTGCGGAAAATTGCCGATGAACATGAATTGAAAATGATTACAATCAAAGATTTAATTCAATATCGAAATCGCAAAGATAAACTTGTTACTAAGGAAGTAGAAATTACATTACCAACTGCATATGGGAATTTCCAAGCATTTTGTTACTCAAATATTGTTGATAACAAAGAGAATATAGCATTAGTTAAAGGCGATATTTCAAAAGATGAACCAGTGTTAGTTAGGGTTCATTCAGAATGTTTAACAGGTGATGTTTTTGGTTCTCTCCGTTGTGATTGTGGCCCACAAATGCATTCTGCTTTAGAGCAAATTGAGAAAGAAGGACGAGGAGTTCTTTTGTATATGCGCCAAGAAGGTCGAGGGATTGGTTTATTAAACAAAATGAAGGCCTACAAGCTACAAGAAGAAGGTTTAGATACAGTTGAAGCCAATGAAAAGTTAGGGTTTGCTCCAGACCTTCGGGAATATGGGATCGGGGCCCAGATTTTACGTGACCTCGGTGTAAAAAAAATGAGGCTACTTACCAATAACCCAAGAAAAATTACAGGCTTAAAAGGGTATGACTTAGAAATCGTTGAACGAGTTCAGTTACAAATGCCACACAATAATGATAATGAAAAGTACTTGCGGGCTAAAAAGCAAAAGCTAGGTCATCTGCTTAATTTTTAA
- the ribE gene encoding 6,7-dimethyl-8-ribityllumazine synthase, giving the protein MGKIYEGNLIGTGLKVGIVVGRFNEFITSKLLGGAQDALRRHDVNEADVDIAWVPGAYEIPLIAKKMANSKKYDAIITLGTVIRGATPHFDFVCSEVSKGVASISLQSDVPVIFGVLTTDTIEQAIERAGTKAGNKGWDAGTAAIEMATLTRSFE; this is encoded by the coding sequence ATGGGAAAAATTTATGAAGGAAATTTAATTGGTACAGGTTTAAAAGTAGGAATCGTTGTAGGAAGATTTAATGAATTTATTACGAGTAAGCTTTTAGGTGGTGCCCAGGATGCTTTAAGACGCCACGATGTTAACGAGGCAGATGTCGATATCGCTTGGGTACCAGGAGCTTATGAAATCCCATTAATCGCAAAAAAAATGGCGAATTCAAAAAAATATGATGCGATTATTACCTTAGGCACAGTCATTCGCGGTGCAACACCGCATTTTGACTTTGTATGTAGTGAAGTTTCTAAAGGTGTCGCTTCAATTAGTCTCCAAAGTGACGTACCAGTTATTTTTGGAGTTTTAACAACAGATACAATAGAGCAGGCTATTGAACGAGCAGGTACAAAGGCAGGAAATAAAGGTTGGGATGCAGGTACGGCCGCCATTGAAATGGCTACATTAACTCGTTCTTTCGAATAA